A genomic segment from Gossypium hirsutum isolate 1008001.06 chromosome D04, Gossypium_hirsutum_v2.1, whole genome shotgun sequence encodes:
- the LOC107898701 gene encoding protein JINGUBANG, protein MRNDEGGTMVMEQQTGLHSRPNMGTLFQQSEPPSFSDDDDFHNRKSNASLSSPRYSTTTSGDGEVSPYMMSPWNSQPSSWHLQHHQPCPSENDFGQDGLIGSIVKEEGHIYSLAASGDMLYTGTDSKNIRVWKNLKEFSGFKAKSGLVKAIIILGDRVFTGHQDGKIRAWKASPTNPTVYKKFGSFPAIGHVIKSSVKPKNYVEVRRKCSVLRIKHFDAVSCLSLNEEQGLLYSGSWDKTLKVWRISDFKCMESIDGAHDDAINSVVDGFSGLVFTGSADGTVKSWYRELQEKGTKHSMVQQLLKQENAVTALAVSRESDTLYCGSSDGLVNFWEHTNRGLAHGGVLRGHKVAVLCMATAGKLVFSGSADKSICVWRREEGGIHACLSVLTGHTGPLKCLAVEEDHQMSTETNRKWIVYSGSLDKSVKVWRVSEHAPTMNEIKETYHIH, encoded by the coding sequence ATGAGAAACGACGAAGGTGGAACCATGGTTATGGAGCAGCAAACCGGTCTCCATAGCCGACCAAATATGGGGACTCTGTTCCAACAATCAGAACCTCCGTCGTTTTCTGACGACGATGACTTCCATAATCGGAAAAGCAATGCTTCATTGTCTAGTCCGAGGTATTCCACCACAACAAGCGGCGACGGTGAAGTCTCTCCTTATATGATGTCACCATGGAACAGCCAACCTTCTTCATGGCATCTTCAACATCATCAGCCATGTCCATCGGAGAACGATTTTGGTCAAGACGGACTCATTGGGTCTATCGTAAAAGAAGAAGGTCATATTTATTCATTGGCTGCTTCCGGTGATATGTTATATACCGGAACTGATAGTAAAAACATCCGTGTATGGAAGAATTTGAAGGAATTTTCGGGTTTTAAAGCTAAAAGTGGATTGGTTAAAGCTATTATTATACTGGGTGATCGAGTATTCACCGGTCATCAAGATGGTAAAATCCGTGCATGGAAGGCTTCACCGACGAACCCTACCGTTTATAAAAAATTCGGTAGTTTCCCGGCTATTGGCCATGTTATTAAAAGCTCTGTTAAACCTAAAAACTACGTTGAAGTTCGAAGGAAATGCAGTGTTCTTCGAATCAAACATTTTGATGCAGTTTCATGTTTGAGTTTGAATGAAGAACAAGGGCTGTTGTATTCAGGGTCTTGGGATAAAACCCTGAAAGTTTGGAGGATATCGGATTTTAAATGCATGGAATCCATCGACGGTGCTCATGACGATGCGATAAACTCCGTGGTGGATGGGTTCAGTGGCTTGGTGTTTACCGGATCGGCCGACGGGACAGTCAAGTCTTGGTATCGAGAATTACAAGAGAAAGGAACGAAACATTCCATGGTTCAACAGTTATTGAAGCAAGAAAACGCCGTCACCGCCTTAGCCGTCAGCCGTGAATCGGACACTTTATATTGTGGATCGTCTGATGGATTGGTGAATTTCTGGGAACACACAAACCGTGGTTTAGCTCACGGCGGAGTATTAAGGGGACATAAAGTGGCGGTTCTCTGCATGGCTACGGCGGGGAAACTGGTGTTTAGTGGCTCCGCTGATAAGAGTATATGCGTGTGGAGGCGAGAAGAAGGCGGTATTCATGCTTGCTTGTCGGTTTTAACGGGTCATACCGGTCCATTAAAATGCTTAGCCGTTGAAGAAGATCACCAGATGTCGACTGAGACTAACCGGAAATGGATTGTCTACAGTGGTAGCTTGGATAAGTCCGTCAAGGTGTGGCGCGTGTCTGAACACGCGCCGACCATGAATGAGATTAAGGAAACTTACCATATCCACTAA
- the LOC107898702 gene encoding cold-regulated 413 plasma membrane protein 2, producing MSYLAMRTKQEATYQLSSDYKELVFAAKKLANHAIKLGSLGFGVSFLEWIASFAAIYLLILDRTHWKTNILTTLLIPYIFLSLPGILFSAFRGDIGKWIAFVAVVLRLFFPRRFPDWLELPAALVLLIVVAPSLFSSTLRSSLVGVIICLAIACYLLQQHVRASGGFRNSFTKAHGISNTVGIILLLVYPAWALLLEIL from the exons ATGAGTTACTTGGCAATGAGGACTAAGCAAGAAGCAACTTATCAGCTCAGTTCTGATTACAAAGAGCTAGTCTTTGCTGCTAAAAAGCTTGCAAATCATGCCATCAAATTGGGTtctttggggtttggggtttcaTTTCTTGAATGgatcgcttcttttgctgccaT TTACTTATTAATCTTGGACCGAACACATTGGAAAACAAATATCCTTACAACACTATTAATCCCATATATTTTCTTGAGTCTTCCTGGGATACTCTTCAGCGCCTTCAG GGGAGACATTGGAAAATGGATTGCTTTTGTTGCAGTTGTTTTGCGCTTGTTCTTCCCTAGACGTTTCCCGG ATTGGTTGGAATTACCAGCAGCATTGGTTCTTCTAATAGTGGTTGCTCCTAGCTTATTCTCAAGCACATTAAGAAGCAGTTTGGTTGGGGTAATAATATGCCTTGCCATTGCTTGTTACTTACTTCAACAACATGTCAGGGCGTCAGGTGGGTTCAGAAATTCATTCACAAAGGCACATGGAATATCAAACACAGTTGGGATTATTCTTCTTTTGGTCTATCCTGCTTGGGCTTTGCTTCTTGAAATCCTGTAG
- the LOC107898703 gene encoding mitochondrial import receptor subunit TOM6 homolog codes for MFPGMFMRKPDKAAALKQLKVHVAMFGVWVAVVRVTPYILHYLSDEKEELKIEF; via the coding sequence ATGTTCCCAGGCATGTTTATGCGCAAACCAGATAAGGCGGCGGCCTTGAAGCAGTTGAAGGTCCACGTAGCTATGTTTGGAGTGTGGGTAGCTGTGGTTCGTGTCACTCCTTACATTCTGCATTACCTCTCTGATGAAAAAGAAGAGCTCAAGATTGAGTTCTAG